A genomic window from Vitis riparia cultivar Riparia Gloire de Montpellier isolate 1030 chromosome 18, EGFV_Vit.rip_1.0, whole genome shotgun sequence includes:
- the LOC117905724 gene encoding probable L-type lectin-domain containing receptor kinase S.5 → MRSEIAVHAIQVTHDVSGSPITNLSGQALYKRPFKLWSKSKGTASFNTTFVFRITPRTDPGGEGLAFILTGHATRPENSEGKWLGIVNASTNGSAQNQIVAVEFDTRKSYMEDLSNNHIGVNVNSVYSIKQANLSINLSSGTDITVKVQYDGKNLSAFVGTQMKAPAIALPINLSDHLPQKVFVGFSASTGNHTQLNCVRSWEFSGSSVDEDPDLLWVWIMVPVTVLVSGVAFYFSWKCKCGKQEEEEDDPRVEQQIQGSSTAPRKFRLKELKAGTENFNSKNELGKGGFGTVYKGFLKNKEVAVKRFSRNSHQSKQDFIAEVTTISNLHHKNLVKLVGWCYEKNELLLIYEFMPNTSLDKLIFCKKSDVENPITLNWETRYGIICGVAQALDYLHNGCEKRVLHRDIKASNIMLDSDFNARLGDFGLARIIQLSDQTHHSTKEIAGTPGYMAPESFHTGRAAVETDVYAFGVLVLEVVCGRKPGDQSLNNKYNNGIVEWVWEYYRRQRILDVLDLRLNGVFHKEQTECALKLALSCCHPNPYQRPSMRIALRVLTGEVDPPVIPIEKPPFVWPATPPVSFREDLEYPPTGGLLSPPSEFIGR, encoded by the coding sequence ATGCGTTCAGAGATCGCTGTGCATGCCATCCAAGTTACACATGATGTTTCTGGAAGTCCTATTACAAATTTGTCTGGCCAGGCCCTGTATAAAAGGCCATTCAAGCTGTGGAGTAAAAGCAAAGGCACAGCATCCTTCAATACGACCTTTGTGTTCAGAATCACTCCGAGGACAGATCCAGGTGGTGAAGGCTTGGCCTTTATCTTAACTGGGCATGCCACTCGTCCAGAGAACAGTGAAGGGAAATGGCTTGGGATTGTGAATGCAAGCACAAATGGATCAGCTCAAAACCAGATAGTGGCAGTAGAATTTGACACAAGGAAAAGCTACATGGAGGACCTGAGCAACAACCACATTGGCGTGAACGTGAACAGCGTCTACTCAATCAAACAAGCGAACCTAAGCATCAATCTTTCAAGTGGCACCGATATAACAGTGAAGGTTCAATATGATGGGAAAAATTTGAGTGCCTTTGTTGGAACACAGATGAAGGCTCCAGCAATCGCTCTTCCTATTAACCTCTCAGACCATCTGCCACAGAAAGTTTTTGTGGGATTCTCGGCTTCAACGGGGAATCACACTCAACTGAACTGTGTAAGGTCATGGGAATTCAGTGGTTCGAGTGTAGATGAAGATCCTGACCTGTTATGGGTCTGGATCATGGTTCCAGTAACAGTTTTGGTTAGTGGGGTTGCCTTCTATTTCTCTTGGAAATGCAAATGTGGAAAGCAGGAGGAAGAGGAGGATGATCCGAGGGTAGAACAACAGATTCAAGGCTCATCCACAGCTCCAAGGAAATTTCGACTGAAAGAACTTAAAGCTGGTACAGAAAATTTCAACTCCAAGAATGAGCTTGGCAAAGGTGGATTTGGGACAGTCTACAAAGGAttcttgaagaataaggagGTAGCTGTGAAAAGATTTTCAAGGAATTCACATCAAAGCAAGCAAGATTTTATAGCAGAAGTCACAACAATCAGCAATCTACATCACAAAAATCTTGTCAAATTAGTTGGATGGTGctatgaaaaaaatgaactcCTTCTAATATACGAGTTCATGCCAAATACGAGCCTAGACAAGCTCATATTCTGCAAAAAATCCGATGTGGAGAATCCAATCACACTGAATTGGGAAACAAGATATGGAATCATTTGTGGGGTGGCTCAGGCATTGGACTATCTTCACAATGGATGCGAGAAGAGGGTGCTTCACCGAGACATAAAAGCGAGCAATATAATGTTGGATTCAGATTTCAACGCCCGGTTGGGAGATTTTGGATTGGCAAGAATCATTCAACTAAGTGATCAAACTCACCACTCAACAAAAGAGATTGCAGGGACACCTGGGTATATGGCTCCAGAAAGTTTTCATACTGGTAGGGCTGCCGTTGAAACTGATGTATATGCCTTCGGTGTTCTTGTACTGGAAGTTGTCTGTGGAAGAAAGCCTGGAGATCAAAGCTTGAATAACAAATACAACAACGGGATAGTGGAATGGGTATGGGAATACTATAGGAGACAAAGAATTCTGGATGTCTTAGATTTGCGACTGAATGGGGTTTTCCACAAGGAGCAGACTGAATGTGCACTGAAGTTGGCATTGTCCTGTTGTCATCCCAACCCGTACCAGAGGCCATCCATGAGAATTGCTTTAAGGGTTCTTACAGGAGAGGTAGACCCACCAGTTATCCCCATTGAAAAACCTCCTTTTGTGTGGCCGGCCACACCTCCGGTCTCTTTCAGGGAGGATTTGGAGTATCCTCCAACAGGAGGCCTGCTCTCTCCACCTTCAGAATTCATTGGGAGATAA